The following coding sequences lie in one Pirellulales bacterium genomic window:
- a CDS encoding ATP-grasp domain-containing protein: protein MRVGLTFNMKGAAKALPSGEFIGTDAEEEFDSPETIAALADAVRSLGHEVVLLGDGEPMLRKLLDGPRPDLVLNIAEGLGISRTRESRVPAVLEMLGIPYTGSDPLTLAATLDKECAKRLVDHAGIATPGWALVEEGNLAAAEQQLARLAWPLMVKPNYEGSSKGVLRSGIVNDRVELEAAIIRLAAAYHQPLLVEEYIEGEELTVGVVGNRPPEVLAIMRILPKRPNDGPFIYGIEVKRHWEEHLEYESPAKISPPDAEMVRRVTLAAWRALGCRDVARFDFRLRDGVPYFLEVNPLPGLSPFSGDVVFLARGVGISHEDLIGRILKAAAARQKIAVDSRR, encoded by the coding sequence GTGAGAGTCGGCCTGACGTTCAACATGAAGGGAGCCGCCAAGGCGCTGCCTTCCGGCGAATTCATCGGCACCGACGCCGAAGAGGAATTCGATTCGCCGGAAACGATCGCCGCGCTGGCCGACGCCGTTCGCTCATTAGGGCACGAGGTCGTTCTGTTGGGCGACGGCGAGCCGATGCTCCGCAAGCTGCTCGACGGCCCGCGGCCCGACCTGGTGCTGAACATCGCCGAGGGGCTGGGAATCAGCCGCACGCGCGAGTCGCGCGTGCCCGCCGTGCTGGAAATGCTGGGCATCCCTTATACCGGGTCCGACCCGCTGACGTTGGCCGCCACGCTCGACAAAGAGTGTGCCAAGCGTCTGGTAGACCACGCGGGCATCGCCACCCCCGGTTGGGCGCTGGTTGAAGAGGGGAATCTTGCCGCCGCCGAGCAGCAGCTTGCCAGGCTCGCCTGGCCGCTGATGGTCAAGCCGAACTACGAAGGCTCCAGCAAAGGCGTGTTGCGCAGCGGCATCGTTAACGATCGAGTGGAACTCGAAGCGGCCATTATCCGCTTGGCCGCGGCCTATCATCAGCCGCTGCTCGTCGAAGAGTATATCGAAGGCGAAGAGCTCACGGTGGGCGTCGTCGGCAATCGGCCGCCGGAGGTGCTGGCGATCATGCGCATCTTGCCGAAGCGGCCCAATGACGGTCCGTTCATTTACGGCATCGAAGTCAAACGGCATTGGGAAGAACACTTGGAATACGAAAGCCCGGCGAAGATATCGCCCCCCGACGCGGAGATGGTCCGCCGCGTCACGTTGGCCGCCTGGCGCGCCTTGGGTTGCCGCGACGTGGCGCGTTTCGATTTCCGGCTGCGCGACGGCGTGCCCTATTTTCTGGAAGTGAATCCCCTGCCGGGTTTGTCGCCCTTTTCGGGCGACGTTGTCTTTCTGGCCCGCGGCGTAGGCATTAGCCATGAGGACTTGATCGGGCGGATTTTGAAAGCGGCGGCGGCGAGGCAGAAGATCGCGGTAGACAGTAGACGGTAG